One candidate division WOR-3 bacterium genomic window, ATTTACCCCACGACCTAAAAACATAAAATACTTGGCGTCAAGGAACTTATCAGCTACTTCCTTAATCTGTGCATTTTTATCCAGTACCTTTCTTATCATTGACGGTATCTCATTAAGCTCCTTCCTCAATGTTTGAAATTCTTCTTCTGATACATACCCACGTAGCAAGCCAACTTCAAGACTCAGAAGGGTTAGAATTAAAATCTGCGCTGTATAAGCCTTAGTTGAAGCTACTCCAATTTCAGGACCCGCATTGATATACAAAACATAATCCGATTCTCTTGCAATAGAACTATCTTTCACATTAACAATCGAAAGCACCTCAAGTCCGCTCTCCTTTACCATCTTGACACCTGCAAGGGTATCTGCCGTTTCACCTGACTGACTTATGGCGATGACTAAGGTATTCTGGTTGAGTACCGGTTCTCTATAACGAAACTCTGATGAAAAATCCACATCGGTCTGGATTTTTGCGAGCTTCTCCAGTACATATTTACCAACGAGTCCAGCATGTAACGAAGTCCCGGACGCCTGAATAAGGATTCTATCTTTATTCAAAAGTAACCTTCTCAAATTAAAATCTTTGAGGAGCGTTACTTCCTTTCCGCGAATATAATATTCAAGATTCCTGGAAATAACTTCTGGCTGTTCGAAAATCTCTTTAAGCATAAAATGGGGAAATTGTCCCTTCTCAGCCATATCGACAGTCCACTCGACCCTGGAAATTTCTTTCTTTTTCTCATTTCCGTTGAAATCTATAATTCTCCAGCTATCCTGGGTTAACACAGCTATTTCACCATCAGCCAGTGGGACAACTTCTTTGGTGTGCGCCAGTAAAGGTGTAATGTCGGACGCCAGAAACATCTCCCCTTTCCCAATCCCCACTATTAGAGGGCTATTCATTTTAACCCCAATAATTTTATCGGGCTCATTGGAAGAAACAATCACAAGAGCAAAAGAACCTTTAAGCCTATTAACAGTTTTTAATACAGCATCAACGAGGGAACCTTCGTAATACTCTTCTATAAGGTGAGGAACCACTTCACTGTCGGTTTCAGAAATGAACTTGTGTCCACGGGATTCCAGTTCTCTTTTAAGTTCTTCAAAATTTTCTATAATTCCGTTGTGAGCAACGGCAATCTGTGATTTACAGTCTACATGAGGATGGGCGTTGATGTCGTTTACCTTTCCGTGAGTTGCCCACCTTGTATGGCCTATTCCCACTTTACCATTGAAGGCTAAACCATTGACGAGGTTATAAAGATCGCCGATTCGCCCAGCACGCTTTCTAACTAATAGCCTGCCATTGTGGATAACAGCAATACCTGCAGAATCGTAGCCTCTATACTCCAGTTTCTCGAGGCCGACGAGAATTACCGAATCAAGATCTTTATTACCAATGTAACCGATGATTCCACACATTTTAATAAAATGCCGGAGGAGGGACTCGAACCCTCACGGCCTTGCGGGCCACCGACTTTTGAGGCCGGCGCGTCTTCCGATTCCACCACTCCGGCGTGTCGTTAATTATAAATCCATGATTGTTTACATTCAAACAAAAACGAATGACATCCGACTTGGTATTTCAAACTTTTTAGTTTATACTAAGACACGCTCGGAGAGGTGCCCGAGCTGGCCGAAGGGGCACGATTGGAAATCGTGCGTACCCCTAAAAGGGGTACCGTGGGTTCGAATCCCACCCTCTCCGCTTTTATTACACAATTTGAATTTACGTTCCTGTGAGAGTATAATATTGGAAATGGAGGAGATGTAAATGCGTACTTTTTTGCCTAAAATAGAAAACATTGAGAGAAAATGGTTTCTCGTGGACGCTTCGGGAATTGAGTTGGGGCGTCTTGCCTCAAGAATAGCTTTGCTTCTACAGGGAAAGCGGAAAAGAATATACACTCCTCACATCGATACTGGTGATTTCGTCGTTGTGATTAACGCAGAAAAAGTTGTTTTAACAGGTAAGAAATGGGATCAAAAAATCTATTATCATCACTCCAACTACCCAGGCGGATTAAAGGCAAGAACAGCAAGACAGATCTTCGAAAGTCACCCTGAAAGGTTAATTGAACTTGCAGTTAAAAGAATGTTGCCTAAAAATAAGCTTGGGCAGAGGATGTTCTTGAGACTTAAAGTCTATAAGGGTCCTGAACATCCCCACAAGGCCCAGAACCCTGAACCCATTGATATATTGAAAATAAATTAAGGAGGTTAAAACTTGGAAGGCACCAAAGTAATTTTTGCTTGGGGATCCAGAAAGAGATCAGTGGCAAGGCTTCGTCTTAAAGAGAATGGTAAAGGCAGAATCTACGTTAACGGACTCAGACCGCTTGAGTACTTCAATAGAGAAGATCTGGTTATACATGCACTGGAGCCACTGAAGGTTGCTGGCTTAGAGGGTAAATTCGACGTTGTTTGTAAGGTAGAAGGCGGTGGCAAGTCCGGTCAAGCTGGTGCAATGAGACTTGCTTTAGCAAGAGCATTGAAAGCCTTTGATGAGAACCTAACCGAGGTCCTTAAGAAGTTCAGAATGCTATCAAGAGATCCAAGAGAAAAGGAGAGGATGAAATATGGAAAGAGCAAGAGAAGAAAATCTCCACAATACTCCAAGCGATAATAACATAGCATTTCCAGTTACTTTGAAAGACCTTCTCGAGGCTGGGGTACAGTTTGGACACAAGAGAAGGCGTTGGAACCCCAGGATGAAGCCTTTTATCTTTACTGAAAGAGACGGACATCATATAATTGACATCAGAAAAACCTATGAAAAGTTGCAGGAAGCTTACAACTTTTTGAAACGTCTATCTTCAAGGGGTGGAACTGTCCTTTTTGTGTGCACAAAGAAGCAGGGCAAAGAAATTGTTGCAGAAGAAGCAAAAAGGTGCGGCGCTTTTTACATGACAGAAAGGTGGCCTGGTGGCACCCTTACCAATTTTGAAACGATTAGAAGCAGAATCAATCGGATGAAAGAATTGATGCAGATGAAAGAAACCGGAGAGATAGAACAGTATCCCAAGAAAGAACAACTTCTCATGCTAAAGGAACTGGAAAAATTGCAAAAGGTATTCACCGGGATTATGGATATGGAGACCCTACCTGATGCAGTTTACATCGTAGATCTTGTGAAAGAAGATATAGCCTTTAGGGAAGCAAAACGCCTTGAGATACCGGTAATAGCAATTGTAGATACAAACGCAGATCCATCTCAGGTTGATTATCCCATTCCTGGTAACGATGACGCAATAAGGTCAATTGCCCTTATAACCAAAACCCTTGCCAATGCAATCCTCGAAGGGAAACAGGGTGCAGAGACTACAATGGTCGAGAAGAAAGAAGAGTAAGGAGGTAAAAAATTATGTCAATTCCTGCAAATTTAATTAAAGAATTGAGGGAAAGAACAGGTGCTGGAGTTCTTGATTGCAAAAAGGCCCTTGAAAAGACCAACGGTGATATTGAAAAGGCTGTTGAAGAACTTAGAAAAATGGGCCTTGCTAAGGCGGACAAAAAGCTGGACAGAGAGACCAAAGAAGGAATAATAGAAGCTTATATCCACCCAGGAGCGAGGCTTGGTGTCCTCGTTGAAGTTAATTGCGAAACTGATTTCGTCGCAAATACTGACGAGTTTAAAAAGTTGGCTCACAACCTTGCCCTGCAAATCGCTGCAATGGCTCCTAAGTATGTAAAAAGAGAAGATGTGCCAGAAGAAGTTATTGCAAAGGAAAAAGAGATATTAATGGAGCAACTTAAGAGGGAAGGGAAGCCCGAAAATGTCATACAGAAAATAGTTGAAGGAAAGATGGAAAAGTTTTATCAAGAAAACGTCCTTTATGAACAACAATTCTTCATGCAACCAGAAATTACCGTCGAAGAATATATAAAACAGCACATCGCAAAATTCTCTGAGAATATAAGAGTTAAGAGGTTTGCGAGGTTTAAAATAGGTGAAGAGTAAGTATCACCGGGTACTCCTCAAGCTGTCGGGCGAGCTTTTTGGTAACGAGAAGGAAAATTTAGATATTAATTTCCTTAACAGGATTTCAAAGGAAATTGCTTACTGTTCCAGGGATTTGGGGACCCAAATTGCCATTGTAGTAGGTGGTGGTAATATCGTACGCGGGAAAACCATAGAAAAACTTGGATTTGACAGGATATCCGCTGATTATATGGGGATGCTTGCTACCGCGATCAACAGTATGGCGCTTCAGAATGCCCTTGAAAAAGAAGGCGTTGAAACAAGAATAGTCACCGCCATAGAAATTAGAGCGATAGGTGAACCTTTTATAAGAAGAAAAGTTCTCAAGCATTTGGATAACAATAGAATTGTGATCTTTGCTTGTGGAACCGGGAATCCCCTTTTTACGACAGACACAGCGGCAGCCCTCAGAGCAGGCGAAATAAAGGCCGACATACTGTTGAAAGGTACAAAAGTAGATGGTGTTTATGACAAAGACCCCAAGATGTACAGTGACGCGAAGAAGTTTGACTATTTAGACCTCAAAACCATGCTTAATTTAGAGCTTGAAGTGATGGATCAAACTGCTATCGCCCTCTGTCGTGAAAACAAGATTCCCATTTTGGTTTTCGATGTTACGAAAGAAGGGAATTTAACCAAAGCATTAATCGGAGAAAAAATAGGTACCTTTGTTGAGGTTTAACCTTTCCATAGGAGGCCGCCAACATGTTAGACAAGGTATATAAAGAAGTTGAATCTCGAATGAAAAAGACCGTTGAAAATTTTGAAAGAGAAATCTCAAGGTTAAGAACCGGTCGTGCTACTCCTTACCTACTGGACGGAATAAAAGTGGAGTATTACGGCTCTCAGGTCCCCATAAATCAGATTGCTACCATCCAAATACCCGATCCATCAATGATTTTGATCCAACCCTGGGACAAGTCGGTGATAGGCGAAATTGAAAGAGCTATCAAAAAAGCCGGCCTGGGCCTTAATCCTCAGAGCGACGGTAATGTACTCAGAATTCCTATACCTCCACTTTCAGAAGAAAGGCGTCAGGAACTCGTAAAATTGGTTAGAAAATACGCCGAAGATGCTCGGGTGGCCATTAGAAATATACGGAGAGACGGTGTCGAACAGGTAAAAAAGATGGAGAAAAACAAAGAGATTAGCGAGGATGATTCTAAAAGGGCGGAAAAACAACTCCAGGAACTCCACGACAAATACATCGAGGAGATCAACAAACTGGTAAAAAATAAGGAGAAAGAGATTCTTGAAGAATAACCTGCCTCAGCATGTGGCCATTATCATGGATGGTAATGGCCGCTGGGCACGGGAGCGTGGACTTCCAAGATACTTGGGGCACAAGGCGGGGGCAGAGTCCACCAGGGAAGTCATAAAAACCTCTCAACAACTTGGCATCAAGTACCTAACCCTTTACACTTTTTCAATAGAAAACTGGCGGAGGCCAAAGCAGGAAGTTGACTTTTTAATGACCCTCCTTCGGAAGTTAATTCGAGATGAAGTGGACAGTCTATACAAAAACAACGTCAAGCTCGATTTCATAGGAAAAATAGAACTTTTTCCTGAATCTTTGTCCTACGAACTTAAAAGAGCAAAAGAAAAAACGGCAACGTGTACAGGGTTAAATGTAATTCTCGCACTATCTTATGGCGGAAGAGCCGAGATCTTAGATGCTGTAAAAAGGATCGTCAAAGAAGGTGTCAACCCTGATAATATTACTGAAGAGCTCTTTAAGAAATACACCTACATGCCCGACATCCCTGAACCGGATCTTCTTATAAGAACAGGAGGAGAGGTGCGCATTTCTAATTTCCTGTTATGGCATATAGCCTACACTGAACTTTACTTTACACCGACTTTATGGCCCGATTTCCGGAAAGAGGAATACATTAAAATTCTCCAGGACTACAGCAAAAGAGAAAGGAGATTTGGCGGTGTCGTTGAAGGCTGAATTAAAAATAAGAACCCTTACAGCCATTGTTTTAATTCCCGTGGTTCTGCTTTTAATATATCTCGGGAAATTTTATTTTACTTTATTGGTAATTGTCGCCTTTGGATTAGCGCAATGGGAATTCCTGAATCTTTACGCCGTTAAAAAAAATCTTGCCTTTTACGCTACCTTTCTTCTTGTTACAGCAATATTAGGCTTTTATTTTAATTACACCTCCATAGTGCTTCTTTCAATTCTGCTCCTCTACTTTCCTATACCTATCCTATGGAGCAGAGACTACAAAATCAAAGAATTCGCCCTGACCACTTTTATCTTCCTTTACATAGTGATAGGAGCCATCTCGGCATTGATAATAAGACAAAAAATGGGAATTAAAGGGATTTTGTTCTTCCTCTTTATCATCTGGATCTTCGATAGCATGGCATACATCGCCGGGTACTTCTTTGGGAAACACAAACTTGCAGAAAAAGTAAGCCCTAAGAAAACTATAGAGGGATACATCTACGGAATCCTCTTTACTATTCCCTTTGGCTTTTTATTGCACTTTTTGAAAATCACACCTTCACAAAACCTTTACATCAATATAATTCTTACATTTTTAATATCTATTCTCTCCCAAATCGGCGACCTTGTTGAATCCGCCTTCAAAAGAGAAGTTGGAGTTAAAGATTCCTCAAATCTATTCCCCGGGCATGGGGGGATGCTTGATCGGATTGACAGCATCATCTTCACAGCGCCTTATTTTGCCTTGATAACAAGGATCCTGGGACTATGGAAATAAAAGAATTTCAGAAGATCATAAGAGAAACCTATTTTGAGAAAGACTCAAAGAGGGGCAAAGCGGAGACCTTTCGCTGGTTCG contains:
- the glmS gene encoding glutamine--fructose-6-phosphate transaminase (isomerizing), whose product is MCGIIGYIGNKDLDSVILVGLEKLEYRGYDSAGIAVIHNGRLLVRKRAGRIGDLYNLVNGLAFNGKVGIGHTRWATHGKVNDINAHPHVDCKSQIAVAHNGIIENFEELKRELESRGHKFISETDSEVVPHLIEEYYEGSLVDAVLKTVNRLKGSFALVIVSSNEPDKIIGVKMNSPLIVGIGKGEMFLASDITPLLAHTKEVVPLADGEIAVLTQDSWRIIDFNGNEKKKEISRVEWTVDMAEKGQFPHFMLKEIFEQPEVISRNLEYYIRGKEVTLLKDFNLRRLLLNKDRILIQASGTSLHAGLVGKYVLEKLAKIQTDVDFSSEFRYREPVLNQNTLVIAISQSGETADTLAGVKMVKESGLEVLSIVNVKDSSIARESDYVLYINAGPEIGVASTKAYTAQILILTLLSLEVGLLRGYVSEEEFQTLRKELNEIPSMIRKVLDKNAQIKEVADKFLDAKYFMFLGRGVNYPTALEGALKLKEISYIHAIGYAAGEMKHGPLALVDKDLPVVFINPYTSVYEKSINNLEEVKARGGVILSVITEGDEKMKALSDYTFEIPRVNELFTPIVSIIPLQLFAYHVAVGRGCDVDKPRNLAKSVTVE
- the rplM gene encoding 50S ribosomal protein L13, which gives rise to MRTFLPKIENIERKWFLVDASGIELGRLASRIALLLQGKRKRIYTPHIDTGDFVVVINAEKVVLTGKKWDQKIYYHHSNYPGGLKARTARQIFESHPERLIELAVKRMLPKNKLGQRMFLRLKVYKGPEHPHKAQNPEPIDILKIN
- the rpsI gene encoding 30S ribosomal protein S9; the encoded protein is MEGTKVIFAWGSRKRSVARLRLKENGKGRIYVNGLRPLEYFNREDLVIHALEPLKVAGLEGKFDVVCKVEGGGKSGQAGAMRLALARALKAFDENLTEVLKKFRMLSRDPREKERMKYGKSKRRKSPQYSKR
- the rpsB gene encoding 30S ribosomal protein S2, producing MERAREENLHNTPSDNNIAFPVTLKDLLEAGVQFGHKRRRWNPRMKPFIFTERDGHHIIDIRKTYEKLQEAYNFLKRLSSRGGTVLFVCTKKQGKEIVAEEAKRCGAFYMTERWPGGTLTNFETIRSRINRMKELMQMKETGEIEQYPKKEQLLMLKELEKLQKVFTGIMDMETLPDAVYIVDLVKEDIAFREAKRLEIPVIAIVDTNADPSQVDYPIPGNDDAIRSIALITKTLANAILEGKQGAETTMVEKKEE
- the tsf gene encoding translation elongation factor Ts; the protein is MSIPANLIKELRERTGAGVLDCKKALEKTNGDIEKAVEELRKMGLAKADKKLDRETKEGIIEAYIHPGARLGVLVEVNCETDFVANTDEFKKLAHNLALQIAAMAPKYVKREDVPEEVIAKEKEILMEQLKREGKPENVIQKIVEGKMEKFYQENVLYEQQFFMQPEITVEEYIKQHIAKFSENIRVKRFARFKIGEE
- the pyrH gene encoding UMP kinase yields the protein MKSKYHRVLLKLSGELFGNEKENLDINFLNRISKEIAYCSRDLGTQIAIVVGGGNIVRGKTIEKLGFDRISADYMGMLATAINSMALQNALEKEGVETRIVTAIEIRAIGEPFIRRKVLKHLDNNRIVIFACGTGNPLFTTDTAAALRAGEIKADILLKGTKVDGVYDKDPKMYSDAKKFDYLDLKTMLNLELEVMDQTAIALCRENKIPILVFDVTKEGNLTKALIGEKIGTFVEV
- the frr gene encoding ribosome recycling factor — encoded protein: MLDKVYKEVESRMKKTVENFEREISRLRTGRATPYLLDGIKVEYYGSQVPINQIATIQIPDPSMILIQPWDKSVIGEIERAIKKAGLGLNPQSDGNVLRIPIPPLSEERRQELVKLVRKYAEDARVAIRNIRRDGVEQVKKMEKNKEISEDDSKRAEKQLQELHDKYIEEINKLVKNKEKEILEE
- a CDS encoding isoprenyl transferase, yielding MKNNLPQHVAIIMDGNGRWARERGLPRYLGHKAGAESTREVIKTSQQLGIKYLTLYTFSIENWRRPKQEVDFLMTLLRKLIRDEVDSLYKNNVKLDFIGKIELFPESLSYELKRAKEKTATCTGLNVILALSYGGRAEILDAVKRIVKEGVNPDNITEELFKKYTYMPDIPEPDLLIRTGGEVRISNFLLWHIAYTELYFTPTLWPDFRKEEYIKILQDYSKRERRFGGVVEG
- a CDS encoding phosphatidate cytidylyltransferase, whose amino-acid sequence is MKAELKIRTLTAIVLIPVVLLLIYLGKFYFTLLVIVAFGLAQWEFLNLYAVKKNLAFYATFLLVTAILGFYFNYTSIVLLSILLLYFPIPILWSRDYKIKEFALTTFIFLYIVIGAISALIIRQKMGIKGILFFLFIIWIFDSMAYIAGYFFGKHKLAEKVSPKKTIEGYIYGILFTIPFGFLLHFLKITPSQNLYINIILTFLISILSQIGDLVESAFKREVGVKDSSNLFPGHGGMLDRIDSIIFTAPYFALITRILGLWK